TCCACAGAGCTCCAGACTCGGGCGACACCAGGGAGACCATGATGAACTGGTGCTTCTCAATTGCAGTGACAATGGGAAAGCCTTCCTGAACACCTTCACTCTCCTTGACAACCAGATAACTCAGGCTGAAGTGCGAGCTTTTAGGTGCCTACCATGTGGAAATCTGTCCAAGGAGAAATCGGCTCTTATTCATCACAATAAAATTCATAGTGGAGAAATTTCACATGTGTGTAAGGAGTGTGGAAAGGCCTTCATTCACCCGTCTCAcctaaaaacccaccagaaattTCACACTGGAAAACGACAGTATACATGCAGTGAATGTGGAAAAGCTTACAGCAGAAGCTCCCACCTTGTTCAGCAccagagaattcacactggagaaaggccttatgagtgcagcgaatgtggaaaagcttttagccGCAAAAACACGCTTGTTCAGCACCAgagagttcacactggagaaaggtCTTATGACTGCagtgaatgtggaaaagcctACAGCAGAAGCTCCCACCTTGTGCAGCAccagagaattcacactggagaaaggccttatgagtgcagtgaatgtgggaagttCTTTAGCCAAAGCTCTCACCTTATTGAGCACTGGAGAATTCACACTGGGGCAAGGCCTTACGAGTGCATAGAATGTGGAAAATTCTTTAGCCATAACTCCAGCCTCATTAAACATAGGAGAGTCCACACAGGAGCAAGGTCTTATGTGTGCGGCAAATGTGGGAAGGCTTTTGGCTGCAAAGACACGCTTGTTCAGCACCAGATAACTCACACTGGAGcaaggccttatgagtgcagcGAGTGTGGAAAGGCCTTCAGCCGTAAAGACACGCTTGTACAGCACCAGAAAATCCACACcggagaaaggccttatgagtgtGGCGAATGTGGAAAATTCTTTAGCCATAGCTACAACCTCATTGtgcatcagagaattcacactggagcgaagccttatgagtgcagtgaatgtgggaaatgcTTTAGCCACAACTCCAGCCTCATTCTACACCAGAGGGTTCACAGTGGAGCAAGGCCTTATGTGtgtagtgaatgtgggaaagcctacATTAGTAGCTCCCACCTTGTTCAGCACAAGAAAGTCCACACTGGAGTGaggccttatgagtgcagtgaatgtgggaaattctTTAGCCGCAACTCTAGCCTCATCCTTCACCAGAGggttcacactggagagaagccttacatgtgcagtgaatgtgggaaagcctatAGCAGAAGCTCCCATCTTGTTCGGCACCAGAAAGTTCACACTGGCGAAGGGCCTCATGAATGCAACAGCTTTGATGGCCCTTTAGCTGCATCTGTTACACTTGTTTAGCAGCCAGAAAGTTCACACTAGAGAAGCCCTTATGAGTGCAGAAAATGTGCTGTATCCTTGCTCAAGGTATTAGGACTCACACCAGAGAAGAGCTCTGTGAGTGCCCTTTGTGAGGGAGCCAGCAGGTCTGCCTTGTACAATTGTACATCCACCCCGGGGAGATTCCCGATAAGTACCACGTAGGTGAGAAGCTCTCATGAGGTGCATTGCACTTCCTCAACTGTCCAGGGCTCTTGACAGTTATATCACTGCCAGTGCCTGTGGTGGAAGCCATCTCATTGCTGTTACGTTCCCACAGTGTCTGTCAGTTACTCCAATATGCTCAGGAAAGGTGGACCCCTGTGGTGTCTCTCCTGATCCCTCTAGGGGATTGTGAATGTTCTGAGTGTATTGAAGATCCTCATTTCCTTCCCCATGACGGGGTTCTGAGTGACCATGATCTATCT
This genomic window from Mesoplodon densirostris isolate mMesDen1 chromosome 19, mMesDen1 primary haplotype, whole genome shotgun sequence contains:
- the LOC132480958 gene encoding zinc finger protein 304-like, encoding MAAAALRDLAQGCVTFEDVFVYFSREEWELLEEAQRLLYRDVMLENLALVASLGCWCESNSEGAPSEQSVFVGVSEVRTPESCPFIQKAHPREICDPLLKDILHLAEHQGSCPAPKLYTCDSCGRGFLFSENFYQHQKQYSGKNPVRRDDDGALLVKSCAVHMLGRPFTCREEGMDLPDSSGLFQHQSTHNGMSPCRRAEFMEPFPQSSRLGRHQGDHDELVLLNCSDNGKAFLNTFTLLDNQITQAEVRAFRCLPCGNLSKEKSALIHHNKIHSGEISHVCKECGKAFIHPSHLKTHQKFHTGKRQYTCSECGKAYSRSSHLVQHQRIHTGERPYECSECGKAFSRKNTLVQHQRVHTGERSYDCSECGKAYSRSSHLVQHQRIHTGERPYECSECGKFFSQSSHLIEHWRIHTGARPYECIECGKFFSHNSSLIKHRRVHTGARSYVCGKCGKAFGCKDTLVQHQITHTGARPYECSECGKAFSRKDTLVQHQKIHTGERPYECGECGKFFSHSYNLIVHQRIHTGAKPYECSECGKCFSHNSSLILHQRVHSGARPYVCSECGKAYISSSHLVQHKKVHTGVRPYECSECGKFFSRNSSLILHQRVHTGEKPYMCSECGKAYSRSSHLVRHQKVHTGEGPHECNSFDGPLAASVTLV